ccatgaccttccctgagttccaaagggcagattcaagtagttgctaatcaagggaggagccgCCAAAAAACCACCTGaagcaagattaaagggaccagaaaacctcatcaagattaggagaacAGATCACCTGAGACCCTGCACgtaccctaatcttgtcagcaactCCACCCTTTTGACACtttgcagaagaaagaagaatgcaagacTGTTGCTGCCTTGATCCTTATCACGTACCTCTGACCACCGCCCCTGACTATATAACCTCTCCCTATTCCCCAGCGAGGGGAGCACAGTTCTTGAAGCACTAACCTACTGtgttccccctttgcctggcaaagaaataaagccactctttctttctcttccataaCTCTGTCTCCGTATTTCTGTTCAGCATCGGTGCACAGAGAGACAAGATTTTGGCAACACTATCGCTGTAATGTGGTACATTTAAGCTGACTATTTCCAGTCTCAGCCCATAACCAGAATTCACCTGCCTCTCTGTTTGCCTATCTTTCACTTACTGCCTTGTGTTAGATACCAACGTGTCTACATTATCTCTAGTgtgaaaactttgaaaaataagatGGGGCTCATATTCTTCTTGCATCCAGAATATAGTAGGTGCTGATAccaagcagggccctgtgggcctCCTGGACACAAAAGCCTTTCTTTGTCCcctatttctttgattacaggaaataggcttcattcagcctccatgaccttccttgagttccaatggacagattcaagcagttgttaattagggaagggaggggatgtgagaccagggagaaacaaacagtcaagagaaaccaTAGAGCAGacttggggcaaggtcctggctccccatcaagggatacacacaaagatatctttgagctgttttgcagatactaaaaccccctcCAGGTGGAAAAAGTTAACAGTTAACGATggcatgctgcccacaagcatgtagaccccagaccagttggaacgagaaggttgatgatgctgactcccgattacctcaccaccaaccgatcagaagaatgtccacgagctggtCACGCcatctttgaaccattactataacaCTCCTCACTACTCTCTCCAAgtggggacacacagttttgagggcattagcctgctgtggccccctttgcctggcaaagtgaTAAAGCTATTctcttctacttcacccaaaactctctctctgagatttaattcagtatcagggtacagaggccagatttgGCTTCAGTGCTTATAGAAATCATAGAATCAAACTCATAGACACaacctgaaccaggaagagagaaggagaataTTAACTTTCTGGGCTCCTGACCTGGAGCTGGTTGGACTTGCAAGTCTAGTTGAAGGACAGGACAGCTCCGGGGCCTCAAGCAGGCTCACTTTAGGGAATGGGCAAAGCTAGACGCTGATCTCCTCCATTGAAAACACCAATCCTGGTGGAGTCGATCCCCAGCACCATCCTACATGTGACGATATTTCATTGTGCTGAAAATGACTGGACCTAGAGACTCCTGTGGGCAATTATTATGAGGAGTGGTCTCAGGAACtggagaggaagcagggaagcCTGGTTTCCCCGGGGCAGAGCCCCAGAAAGACTCTCTGGCCCTTACATAGGGACAGCAGGGGTTGGGTAGCTATTAGTTGACCTCAAGGAAATGCATTTGTGATGTGTGAGGTCTAGGGGGCGTGGGTTTATGAGGTACAGGTCTGGGTGGGGTTAAAGAACACCTGGTAAACTGAGACCAGAGTTCCTTTGCCCTCTCACTAAGGCTTAGTGTGTGTGCAGCCTTTCTGAGGAGTAGTTCGGGTTGTTTCTGATGCCTGAGGGCAAGAAGAGTaagtgaaggaggaagaagagagggaggagggaggaggaagtgaGAAAAGATGGGTCTGAGCTCCAAGGCCCCATAAATCAGGTGCTCCTTCTCTAGGGTCCTGTTCTAATGGGTTGAGATGGGCTTCATACCATCCTCTCTGTTCCACTCACAAGGACCTTTCTCTCCCTTCATCCAAACTACACATCAAGGCTGTCTTCTCCTGGGAGCCTTCCCAGATGAAGCAGGTGAGCCCTGATAATCCTGTCCTACTGGGCTTGGGGCTCCAAAAGCTGCTCCTATTCTGGTCTTGACCTGTTTTCCACCCTGGCTAGGTACTTATCCCTCACCCCACATCCCAATCTTGCCTACTTTTGTCCTATATATGATTTGAAGCCTTTGAGGACTGCCCCTTTAATCAGAATATCCCTTGTAATTGCTCacctttttcatttacttaactGTTTCCTGAGTCCCTACTGGGTGTCAGACATCAGGAACACGGAGGCAGGCAAGACATTGTCCCTAAGATCAAGGAGTTtcttcagtaccttttttttttttttaacatctttatggagtataattgctttacaatggtgtgttagtttctgctttataacaaagtgaatcagttatacatatacatatgttcccatatctcttccctcttgcatctccctccctcccaccctccctacttAGCTGTGCACGTCGGCAGCAATTCTGAGATGGAAACATGCATAAGTGAGGGGCTATATTTAGATGAGAGTGTCCCCACTGTAAGTACAGACAACATGTGCTGATAAACATTTTcatgaaagatgaagaaaaactttTCACTCTGTGGAAAACTTTTCCATGAGGTCCCTTGATGATGACATAAACAGTTCCCTTCTTGCATTTAAGAGATAGTGTTATGAGTGTTTTACTCTCCATACTATTTTCAGCCTGTTCTGTAAGATGACGTCCATCCACAGGATTCTCTGCACTATTTATGAAACGGTATTATGTGAGGATGTGAACACAAGAAGTCGAGATCTGatccacaaaacaaaaatgagtgGGATTTTGTTTTCCTCCCGCTTTCTGTTCTCCCCAAACACAAAGTCTATTCTAATGGCACTTAGATGGCTTCATTCGACAAATATTAATGTGCATCTTCTTTATGTCAGGGACAGTATCAGACTCTAGGAATGCAGAATTGATAAAGATAAGGTCCCTGTCATCAAGGAACTGTTTAATAGAGGAGATAGGACAGGAATTTAGGTCACCTTGACCATGAGCAGCTTTAAAGGCTGTGAGAGGCTGTTGCCAAAAAAATCTTGGCTCTCTGTGCACTGATGCCGACCAGAAATAAAGCGACAGAGATTTTGGAGGATAAGAGAGATGGCTTTATTCCtctgccaggcagaagggaagacacagcaggctagtgcctcaagaactgtgcccccccaccccattctgGGAATTAGAGATTTTATATGCGGGGCTTGCAGTCCGGGGTATATAAGGATCAAAGTAGTGAAAGTCTTGcattctttttctccttgcattatttcaaaacagtcatagcTGGCGTCAGGTGGCCTGGTAATTGGGTCCTTTTGTCTCTGGTTTATTGGCCTGTGACCTTCTTTGTGAAATGCAAAAGCTACAGTGCGTGATTGTTGCAAGAGAGACCAGGGAATGTAAACACCAGGACCAGGATGTAATTTACATAAAGTTAGGGAGTGATAGGCCCAGGATGTAATTTACATAGTGTCAGGGAGTGGTAGGTTAGCTTTGTGAAGTACAAATCTAGTTACAGACACTACAGATTAGTaacagtgaaaataaaacaaggagTGATTAACTTTTTCAGGCcaggttatgtttcttctctagcctgttcactgttccctttattttccttgttctcaggagaggggggaaaaaaaacctcactTCCATTTTTATTGCAACAAGGCATCTACAAAGTTCATCCTCCAGAGGATGGAGGACTTGGATGTGGCTGGGAGACCAGGCAAGTCTCCATGAAGGCGATGGCATTGAGCTGGATGATGAAAGTCATGGGTGATGGGTGGGGGGTGGACAAGAAGGGTCCTCCTCAGACTTGCATGGTATTGACTTTGATCCTCCCCCTCCAGTCCTGGATAGAACTGTCATATCCCCATTTAGCCCCCCAGGGATGTCATCTAGACTTGGTCAGTGTACCCACCTCCACTCAGGCCAATCTGAAGGCCCCAGCCTTTTTTTGGTCACTCACTCACATGGGGATCCCTTTGACCCACATCCAGCTGCCTGTAGCTGAGGAATCCAGCCCTGGGAATTGTGAAACATCTGGATAATCTGCTCTATGGTTGCCCTCCAGTAACATGTAGGCTGGAGGCTTTAATTGCGTAGGTGTAAAAGGCCTCTTTCTTCCCAGCCCCACAGGCCTCCAGACTCGTTCGGGATAAGTTGTCCACACGTCTTCCTCTGGGGTGAGGCTACATCTGGGTGGGTATACGCGTGGATATCTCTGACTCAGAGGCTGCTAAGGCAGCCCCATTTCCTCCTCTTGCTTTTTTCCCAGGGAGTAGATACTCCAGGTAGGAGAGGtctggggcagggagaagggaagcGAAATGGATCCCTTTGAAAGACCCCAAATGATGTAACATGGGAGAAAGCCACAGAAGCTAGAGGGCCAGAGAAGCAGAGAAGGTATATGCAGGCTTAGGAACTTCAGGGCAAAATAAGACCAAGTGAAGAAAGGGTAGAGACTCGGACCTCCTTTACACTTGACCATGGTGGACATTGGCCTGGGAAAAGTGAACTATCAGCTCAACTAGgttgcagtttttgtttttcttatttaagaaaaaaagtaagttaTTATGGTTATTGGTGGGTGGGACCCCTGGGAGTTCCCACCATGATTTGCTCCCCTTTCAAATCCATTTTCCCCTCCTGGGGTGGATTTTAGCAGGTTGTAAATGCTAGGCTCCCATGACAGCTCCAGCTCATGCAGAAGAGAAACAAACACTCAAGGCACCTGGGTCCCTGATCTAACCGaatgttctttttccttccagCTTCCGCGGGCTAGCCAGGCGATGTCACAGCAGAAGCAGCAATCTCAGGAGACTCCAAGTGCTCTCAGATGCCCCCCTCCCCAAGGCCCAAATCCTTCCCTGGTTTCCTGCTCCGCTCCTTGAGCTCCCTGTACAGGAGGCTGTAGTTCTGTTTCCCAAAGGGCCTGGCATCAGAGCCCGGCAGGCTCTTGGAGGGCTCGCCGGAAGCCCCACTGCCTCAGGGGTGGCACAACCTACCACATCAAAGAGGAGGAGTGTTAAGGAGTATTAAGGTGACTGGCCCAGAAGAGGGGGCACGAGGACAGCTGCTCTGGCCCCACCCGGGTCTCCAGCACTCATTCACTGGAAGCTCAGGCCCCTCCCTCTCATTTGCGCTGGGAAACACCTCCTGGCGCCCCTGCACTTAGGAGGCCAGAACTCTGCTAAGCTGTACTTCCGCATCTGTCCTCCACCCACCCCTTCAGCTCAGCACCAACACAACTGCTTTGGAGCTGCGGCTGCTGTGAACACTTGAGGTTTCTGCTCAGCCGTGCTGAGACTTCTGCAGGTGGAGGctgcccttcctttcctcctaaGAGAGTTGAGGATGTTTTAAAGAGACAGGTGGTTTGAGACTTATGTCTGAGTTCTCAGCAGCCTCACATCCATTGACCTGTGTCATCCCCTGATCCTAGCACTGAAGGCATCAATGTAATAAACATATGCTGAaaacctactgtgtaccaggctctGTGTTCACAGATTAAGTTGGAGATTTGTCTCTGCTCTAGGAAaccttacagtctagtgggagaaGCAAAGTACACTCCAGACTGAAATATGTAgactaataaatataattttaagctgATTgacatacttatttttttcttactttgcaTCTAAAAGAactt
Above is a window of Balaenoptera acutorostrata chromosome 1, mBalAcu1.1, whole genome shotgun sequence DNA encoding:
- the LCE6A gene encoding LOW QUALITY PROTEIN: late cornified envelope protein 6A (The sequence of the model RefSeq protein was modified relative to this genomic sequence to represent the inferred CDS: substituted 1 base at 1 genomic stop codon), which translates into the protein MSQQKQQSQETPSALRCPPPQGPNPSLVSCSAPXAPCTGGCSSVSQRAWHQSPAGSWRARRKPHCLRGGTTYHIKEEEC